A genomic window from Streptomyces broussonetiae includes:
- a CDS encoding diacylglycerol/lipid kinase family protein: MTENASRPATGARRPYLIVNPRSGGGKASRFRIAERARAFGAQVFLIDHSLPQDLAAVARRAVDDGADLLGVAGGDGTQALVAEVAAESGLPFVVVPAGTRNHFAMDLGLDREDPSAALEALRDGVELRVDLGYAGERAFVNNVSFGAYAALVQDPAYREDKIGTMVRILPEFLARHQGPELVVRTGLLTVDRPDAVLVSNNPYQIDDPAGLDRRAQLDSGLLGVLAARAETPAETAARLRSGQMQGLTRLATPDDVVIHADPPVVPVGLDGEAVTLRAPVRCRISPRTLRVWVPRHRPGVAPTGWRPPGWAVVQRAASLVGRSHGHHTA, translated from the coding sequence GTGACTGAGAACGCGTCGCGACCGGCGACCGGCGCGCGTCGGCCCTATCTGATCGTGAACCCGCGTTCAGGGGGAGGGAAGGCGAGCCGGTTCCGGATCGCAGAACGCGCCCGTGCGTTCGGAGCGCAGGTTTTCCTGATCGATCATTCCCTGCCCCAGGACCTGGCGGCTGTCGCGCGACGCGCCGTGGACGACGGTGCGGATCTGCTCGGGGTGGCGGGTGGAGACGGCACACAGGCACTCGTCGCCGAGGTGGCCGCGGAAAGCGGCCTGCCCTTCGTCGTCGTTCCGGCGGGTACCCGCAACCACTTCGCGATGGATCTCGGTCTGGACCGTGAGGACCCTTCGGCCGCGCTGGAGGCACTCAGGGACGGCGTCGAGCTGCGCGTGGACCTCGGGTACGCAGGCGAGCGGGCATTCGTCAACAACGTGTCGTTCGGAGCGTACGCCGCCCTGGTGCAGGACCCCGCCTACCGGGAGGACAAGATCGGCACGATGGTACGGATCCTCCCGGAATTCCTGGCCCGCCACCAGGGTCCGGAGCTGGTGGTACGCACAGGGCTGCTCACCGTGGACCGGCCGGACGCCGTACTGGTGAGCAACAACCCCTACCAGATCGATGACCCGGCCGGGCTCGACAGGCGTGCGCAGCTCGACTCCGGACTCCTGGGAGTACTGGCCGCCAGGGCGGAGACGCCCGCAGAGACGGCCGCCAGGCTGCGAAGCGGGCAGATGCAGGGACTGACCCGTCTGGCGACACCCGACGACGTCGTCATTCACGCCGACCCCCCGGTCGTCCCCGTCGGGCTGGACGGCGAAGCCGTCACCCTGCGCGCTCCCGTGCGGTGCCGGATCAGTCCCCGGACGCTTCGGGTATGGGTTCCCCGCCATCGGCCGGGCGTCGCGCCCACCGGATGGCGACCGCCGGGATGGGCCGTCGTCCAGCGGGCGGCCTCACTCGTCGGGCGGTCTCATGGCCATCACACCGCTTGA
- a CDS encoding type III effector protein produces the protein MAAADHPASSSTDGRSPASFLAADAALHAIDDALHAARQETSEAPDTGPDPEQALASLLLLRQVREQLAGWENGLIETARAAGASWADLAHPLGVASRQAAERRYLRGRPGPTGTTGEQRVQATRERRAADRALTAWARNNAADLRRIAGQITALTQLPAAARGPVSQLDTALAQDDPAALVSPLNATRPYLTHLHPDLAARLDALTDTSSAASD, from the coding sequence ATGGCAGCAGCCGACCACCCGGCCTCTTCCAGCACCGACGGCCGCAGCCCGGCCTCGTTCCTCGCCGCCGACGCGGCCTTGCACGCCATAGACGACGCTCTGCACGCTGCCCGGCAAGAGACCTCCGAGGCCCCTGATACCGGCCCCGACCCGGAGCAGGCCCTGGCCTCGCTGCTGCTGCTGCGGCAGGTTCGCGAGCAGCTCGCCGGCTGGGAGAACGGCCTGATCGAAACAGCCCGCGCCGCGGGCGCCAGCTGGGCCGACCTCGCCCACCCGCTCGGCGTCGCCAGCCGCCAGGCCGCCGAACGCCGCTACCTGCGAGGCCGGCCCGGCCCCACCGGCACCACCGGCGAACAACGCGTCCAGGCGACCCGCGAACGCCGCGCCGCCGACCGCGCCCTCACCGCCTGGGCCCGAAACAACGCCGCCGACCTGCGCCGCATCGCCGGCCAGATCACCGCCCTCACCCAACTCCCCGCCGCCGCCCGCGGCCCCGTCAGCCAGCTCGACACGGCCCTCGCCCAGGACGATCCCGCCGCCCTCGTCAGCCCCCTGAACGCCACTCGCCCCTACCTGACACATCTCCACCCCGACCTCGCCGCCCGACTCGACGCCCTCACCGACACCAGCTCCGCCGCCTCCGACTGA